A stretch of Gemmatimonas aurantiaca T-27 DNA encodes these proteins:
- a CDS encoding HDOD domain-containing protein yields the protein MMISMMALRDRRSRLVGYFVSGCPDDVRNSAGPDDEAKSIVERVPALARLAGRSVIVPVTPALVRDGAITRFASVDAVWLLATEALDDAATRRSVDRLIGAGFQFALMGYPEGEPLPPSLTGSTIMLDAARTAPATLDARIRVLNEAGLRPLVRGVDDRVTRQRVLAAGTPLYCGRQLTRGAGVAPDRTTEDSIIRSIMMLAAFADGRPPDGTFDAFVRDDPHVAASLLKAMSSASLGVRGPRSVSHALTMLGRDAIMERMVAVTARLIGEAAQDPELAFLALRRARLCERVGTALDAAPHPRARVIAGLLSTLEFALGSPGPVIAQRLALTPALKDVMVDRALPLGQLLDVVDAMDYGWWDDMLYRSQRLGIRPRVIAEAWTDAWRAARDELGITRADGF from the coding sequence ATGATGATCTCCATGATGGCGCTGCGCGACCGGCGCTCGCGCCTGGTGGGCTATTTCGTGTCGGGATGTCCGGACGATGTCCGCAATAGTGCGGGCCCCGACGACGAGGCCAAGAGCATCGTCGAGCGCGTGCCCGCACTCGCCCGGCTCGCTGGGCGCAGCGTCATCGTGCCCGTCACTCCAGCCCTCGTGCGGGACGGCGCCATAACCCGTTTTGCGTCGGTGGATGCGGTCTGGCTCCTGGCGACCGAAGCGCTGGACGATGCCGCCACACGCCGATCGGTGGATCGCCTGATCGGCGCGGGCTTTCAGTTTGCCTTGATGGGATATCCCGAGGGAGAGCCGCTGCCGCCCTCGCTCACGGGCAGCACCATCATGCTCGATGCGGCCCGCACCGCTCCGGCCACGCTCGACGCGCGTATTCGCGTGCTGAACGAGGCGGGACTGCGTCCGCTGGTGCGTGGTGTGGATGACCGGGTCACCCGTCAGCGTGTGCTGGCGGCAGGAACGCCGCTGTACTGCGGACGACAGCTCACCCGTGGCGCCGGCGTCGCTCCGGATCGCACCACGGAAGACAGCATCATCCGCTCCATCATGATGCTTGCCGCATTCGCCGACGGTCGTCCGCCCGATGGGACATTCGACGCCTTTGTGCGCGATGATCCACACGTCGCGGCGTCGTTGCTCAAGGCGATGTCGTCGGCTTCATTGGGCGTGCGTGGACCGCGTTCGGTATCACACGCACTCACCATGCTGGGCCGCGATGCCATCATGGAACGCATGGTGGCCGTGACGGCTCGCCTGATCGGCGAAGCCGCGCAGGATCCGGAGCTCGCCTTTCTCGCGCTGCGCCGTGCTCGCCTGTGTGAACGTGTGGGCACGGCCCTCGATGCGGCCCCGCATCCGCGGGCCCGTGTCATTGCGGGGCTGCTGTCCACGTTGGAGTTCGCCCTCGGGTCGCCTGGGCCGGTGATCGCGCAACGTCTGGCGTTGACGCCCGCACTCAAGGATGTCATGGTGGACCGCGCACTGCCGCTCGGGCAATTGCTCGATGTGGTCGATGCGATGGACTACGGCTGGTGGGATGACATGCTCTATCGTTCGCAACGCCTCGGCATTCGTCCGCGCGTGATCGCAGAAGCCTGGACCGACGCCTGGCGCGCGGCCCGGGATGAGCTGGGCATTACCCGCGCCGACGGCTTTTGA
- a CDS encoding RNA-binding S4 domain-containing protein → MSRGKRAPDTHDEDNDNDGLPVERVRLDKWLWAARFYKTRALAAEAIDGGKADVNGERAKRAKPVQAGDEVRLRQGPIEWCLKILDVSARRGSAEIARQLYEETEDGRVRRERVSEHLRSMPTGFAYGDSKPGKRDRRALRRLKGDG, encoded by the coding sequence ATGAGTCGCGGTAAGCGCGCACCCGACACGCACGACGAGGACAACGACAACGACGGACTGCCCGTCGAGCGGGTGCGTCTCGACAAATGGCTGTGGGCGGCGCGTTTCTACAAGACGCGCGCACTGGCCGCTGAAGCGATCGATGGCGGCAAGGCCGACGTGAACGGTGAACGGGCCAAACGCGCCAAACCGGTGCAAGCCGGCGATGAAGTGCGCCTGCGGCAAGGCCCTATCGAATGGTGCCTCAAGATCCTCGATGTCTCCGCACGCCGCGGATCCGCAGAAATCGCGCGTCAGTTGTACGAAGAAACAGAAGACGGGCGTGTGCGCCGCGAGCGGGTCAGTGAACACTTGCGTTCGATGCCGACGGGCTTCGCCTACGGAGACAGCAAGCCTGGCAAGCGCGATCGACGAGCCCTGCGTCGCCTCAAAGGCGACGGATGA